In Paraburkholderia caribensis, a single window of DNA contains:
- the zwf gene encoding glucose-6-phosphate dehydrogenase, translating to MQTDSSFTFVLFGGTGDLSMRKILPALYEAHRAGMLAAGGKIVAVARHEEDRASYLQWVNEHVKAHVAKSGVDENAWASFVDRIEYVKLDLGRAEDFVKLRDALQDHSGTRVFYLATGPSLFVPICHALASVGLNENARIVLEKPLGYDLRSSNAINDAVGEIFSEEQIYRIDHYLGKEPVQNLLALRFGNALFEPLWRREWVESIQITIAEELGVEARGDFYDNTGALRDMVQNHLLQLLSIVAMEPPHSMDSDSVRDEKLRVLRALKPIDPRDISKVAVRGQYHAGVIRGTSVPAYATEPGVKPDSTTETFVALKVEIENWRWAGVPFFLRTGKRLADRVAEIVVNFRAVPHSALGASALRAGANRLVIRLQPNETIRLYCLAKKPGEGMNLSSVHLDLAFDQFFKEGQMEAYQRLLLDVINGRLALFVRRDEQEAAWKWVEPILNEWAASGKPKPYAAGTWGPAAASAMLAQHGTCWLEEEN from the coding sequence ATGCAAACCGACTCTAGCTTCACCTTCGTTCTCTTCGGCGGAACTGGCGATCTGTCGATGCGCAAGATTCTCCCTGCTCTGTATGAAGCGCACCGTGCAGGCATGCTCGCGGCGGGCGGCAAGATCGTTGCCGTTGCGCGTCATGAGGAAGACCGTGCGAGTTATCTGCAATGGGTCAATGAACACGTGAAGGCGCATGTCGCGAAGAGCGGCGTCGATGAAAACGCGTGGGCGAGCTTTGTCGATCGCATCGAGTACGTGAAGCTCGATCTCGGCCGCGCCGAAGACTTCGTCAAGCTGCGCGATGCGCTGCAAGATCACTCCGGTACGCGCGTGTTTTATCTGGCCACGGGCCCGTCGCTGTTCGTGCCGATCTGCCATGCGCTGGCGTCCGTCGGCTTGAACGAGAATGCGCGCATCGTGCTGGAAAAACCGCTTGGCTACGATCTGCGTTCGTCGAATGCGATCAACGACGCCGTCGGCGAGATCTTCAGCGAAGAGCAGATCTACCGTATCGACCACTATCTCGGCAAGGAGCCCGTGCAGAACCTGCTGGCGCTGCGCTTCGGCAATGCGCTGTTCGAGCCGTTGTGGCGCCGCGAGTGGGTCGAGAGCATCCAGATCACGATTGCTGAAGAACTCGGCGTCGAAGCGCGCGGCGACTTCTACGACAATACGGGCGCGTTGCGCGACATGGTGCAGAACCATTTGCTGCAACTGCTTTCGATCGTCGCGATGGAACCGCCGCATTCGATGGATTCCGATTCCGTCCGCGATGAAAAGCTGCGCGTGCTGCGCGCACTGAAGCCGATCGATCCGCGCGATATCAGCAAGGTCGCCGTGCGCGGCCAGTATCACGCGGGCGTCATTCGCGGCACGTCCGTGCCCGCGTATGCGACGGAACCCGGCGTAAAGCCGGACAGCACGACGGAAACGTTTGTCGCGCTGAAGGTGGAGATCGAAAACTGGCGCTGGGCGGGCGTGCCGTTCTTCCTGCGCACGGGCAAGCGGCTCGCTGATCGTGTCGCGGAGATCGTCGTGAATTTCCGCGCGGTGCCGCATTCTGCGCTCGGCGCGTCGGCGTTGCGCGCGGGCGCGAACCGTCTGGTGATCCGCCTGCAACCGAACGAAACCATTCGCCTCTATTGCCTCGCGAAGAAGCCGGGCGAAGGGATGAACCTGTCGAGCGTCCACCTCGACCTCGCCTTCGACCAGTTCTTCAAGGAAGGCCAGATGGAGGCGTATCAACGTCTGCTGCTCGACGTGATCAACGGACGCCTTGCCCTCTTCGTGCGTCGCGACGAGCAGGAAGCGGCATGGAAGTGGGTCGAGCCGATCCTCAACGAATGGGCCGCGTCGGGCAAGCCGAAGCCTTACGCGGCGGGCACGTGGGGGCCTGCCGCCGCGAGCGCGATGCTTGCGCAGCACGGCACCTGCTGGCTCGAAGAAGAGAATTGA